One genomic window of Mucilaginibacter sp. SJ includes the following:
- a CDS encoding LytR/AlgR family response regulator transcription factor, giving the protein MMNCVIIDDEPLAREGLASYVREVDFLNLTDTCENPLELIKLLDHQAIDLIFLDIQMPKMNGIDFLKIMQKPPMVIITTAYPSYALEGFQLNVLDYLLKPITFDRFFKSANKAKDYHRLLNNWAQPGAPKTEADEGYFFIKCGNKYEKIYFDEILYVEGMQNYVTIFTAKGKYITLLNLKSLEQNLDNKLFIRVHKSYIVSTSQIDGIEGNDIFIGQHRIPISRNYREQVIRQVVANKLWDKIKFS; this is encoded by the coding sequence ATGATGAACTGTGTAATAATAGATGACGAGCCCTTAGCCCGCGAAGGATTAGCCAGCTATGTACGCGAGGTTGATTTTTTGAATTTAACCGACACCTGCGAAAACCCGCTCGAACTGATCAAATTACTTGATCACCAGGCTATCGACCTGATATTTTTGGACATCCAGATGCCGAAGATGAACGGTATTGATTTTTTAAAGATCATGCAGAAACCGCCGATGGTGATCATCACCACAGCCTACCCCAGCTATGCGCTTGAAGGCTTCCAGCTCAATGTGCTCGATTACCTGCTGAAACCCATCACGTTCGACCGCTTTTTTAAATCGGCCAATAAGGCTAAAGATTATCACCGCCTGCTTAACAATTGGGCCCAGCCCGGTGCACCAAAAACGGAAGCGGATGAAGGCTACTTCTTTATCAAATGCGGTAATAAATACGAAAAGATTTACTTTGATGAGATCCTGTACGTGGAGGGGATGCAAAATTACGTTACCATATTTACTGCCAAAGGCAAATATATCACGCTGCTTAACCTCAAAAGCCTTGAACAAAATTTAGATAACAAGCTCTTTATCCGTGTACATAAATCATACATCGTATCAACCAGCCAAATTGATGGTATTGAGGGGAATGATATTTTTATCGGTCAGCACCGCATCCCTATAAGCCGCAATTACCGCGAGCAGGTGATCCGGCAGGTTGTTGCAAATAAACTATGGGATAAAATAAAATTTTCGTGA
- a CDS encoding sensor histidine kinase, giving the protein MNSLSVDTLNQNWLFKYKLYHIPFWCVYHYFWFTIAVANPVAAAKSMFFSAYSVKILAYVVFQALSVYFNLYFLMPRFMKKERLTQYVIYLSLTIIGTSSLINGGYYLSAFFAGCSVKKMFGVDPGNFMSFYNTSFPSTVASMTLGMSIKLTKNWLQTQHRQQLLEKEKLETELKFLKYQFNPHFLFNSINSIFFLIHKNPGMASASLAKFSELLRYQLYECNDQQIPLGKELSYLENFIELEKLRQNNNVHVTFEADEPMPGHLGIAPFILMTFVENAFKHVSKDAEHPNRIAIRLELKDDQLNFYIANSISNDPGTEVVNYGGIGLKNVKRRLDLIYPGLHKLEIQNTGDRFEVHLQLTLTELEQSSATFQMASL; this is encoded by the coding sequence ATGAACAGTTTATCCGTTGATACATTAAACCAAAACTGGCTGTTTAAATACAAGCTGTACCATATCCCTTTTTGGTGTGTGTACCATTATTTTTGGTTCACCATAGCGGTAGCTAATCCAGTGGCAGCGGCCAAATCCATGTTCTTTTCGGCTTATAGCGTCAAAATTCTGGCATATGTGGTTTTCCAGGCCCTATCGGTATATTTTAACCTTTACTTTTTAATGCCGCGGTTCATGAAAAAAGAGAGGCTTACCCAATATGTAATTTATCTTTCGCTAACCATCATCGGCACATCATCGCTTATTAACGGCGGTTATTATTTAAGCGCTTTTTTCGCAGGCTGCTCGGTTAAAAAAATGTTTGGCGTTGATCCGGGCAATTTCATGAGCTTCTATAATACCTCCTTCCCCTCTACCGTAGCCAGTATGACTTTGGGTATGAGTATTAAACTCACCAAAAACTGGCTGCAAACCCAGCACCGCCAGCAGCTGCTCGAAAAAGAGAAACTGGAAACCGAACTTAAATTCCTGAAATACCAGTTTAACCCGCATTTCCTGTTCAACAGCATCAACTCCATATTTTTCCTGATCCATAAAAACCCCGGCATGGCGTCGGCATCACTCGCCAAATTTTCTGAATTGCTGCGGTACCAGTTGTACGAGTGTAACGACCAGCAGATCCCTTTAGGAAAGGAGCTTAGCTATCTCGAAAACTTTATTGAACTGGAAAAGCTTCGGCAAAACAATAATGTGCATGTTACCTTTGAAGCAGATGAACCGATGCCCGGCCATTTAGGCATAGCCCCCTTTATACTCATGACCTTTGTAGAAAACGCGTTTAAGCATGTATCCAAAGACGCAGAGCACCCTAACCGGATTGCGATTAGATTGGAATTGAAAGACGATCAACTCAATTTTTACATTGCCAACAGCATATCAAACGATCCGGGAACCGAGGTTGTGAACTATGGTGGTATCGGCCTGAAAAATGTAAAGCGCCGGCTCGACCTGATTTACCCCGGCCTTCATAAGCTGGAGATCCAAAATACCGGAGACCGCTTTGAGGTACACCTGCAATTAACTTTAACCGAACTGGAACAATCATCCGCAACCTTTCAAATGGCCTCACTATGA
- a CDS encoding TonB-dependent receptor domain-containing protein, producing the protein MKTLCISLLLVCLAQMVNAQVSGRVTTAGSQPLPYVTVSLVRTADSSSVKSMLTNEQGGYNIADAPSGNYRLRLSSIGYQTWFSSPFEISGSREAKYLAVIVMKEDTRQLGEVVVRANKPLYQQRSDGLVVNVESSVLTKGSTALQVLERLPGVTIDHRDNGIALNGKSGATVMINGKLVRMPLAQVMNLLNGTSADNIEKIELLSTPPAGYDAEGSAGIINIVMKKSKKQGTNGSYSLTGGYGMGEKGTASINLNHNTKNVNLYGSYTFQHDRTYTDLFITGSQYMPFIGGNAETEFYTKTKRISNNHNATLGADIKLDPKTTLSGNLSYNNSHSPTYTYSNAGYKILPDSLLRYIGHINGNGHWDNLTSSLNIEHVLKEGEKISVEADYIHYGNNSPSEVNTSFVNKYGEQVYANNSVSAQRQRGFANTAINVGVFKADYTNQPSPLLKLETGIKGTHTGSSSSSGIESFNNGAWERNMQTAANIYMKEDIGAAYLSLNWQLGKSISLNTGVRYEYSYTNMDNPQTGSNIVDRKLGKLFPTVLFTKKLGDRSELQLSYTKRISRPSYDDLASYFAYSDPTAVYTGNPFLKPTITNNIKLGYNYGDYSFSLLYSRDDNAIARYQLSESPAHDILFISPQNLPYQNYFTLQANVPFKVSNWWEMTYSFVGGLRQFKEDYTLHPLTKSYFGYSFNFNQLFKLPGSLSAEVSGQYNSLSYNGTTRVDGFGVINAGIKKELKNNGGSLQLSVADVFSAAQIHVRYGTLAREAFDIKSNVLVNTETRRFPVIKLTYSKSFGGTRPANRGKPESGSKEESERMRSN; encoded by the coding sequence ATGAAAACTTTATGCATCAGCCTGTTACTTGTTTGCCTGGCACAAATGGTAAATGCCCAGGTGTCGGGCAGGGTTACCACAGCCGGTAGCCAGCCCTTGCCGTATGTCACCGTATCGCTTGTCAGAACTGCAGATTCATCTTCGGTCAAAAGTATGCTTACCAATGAGCAGGGGGGGTATAATATCGCGGATGCCCCTTCCGGAAATTACCGGCTGCGGTTAAGCAGTATCGGCTATCAAACCTGGTTTTCATCGCCTTTTGAAATCAGCGGGAGCAGAGAGGCAAAATATCTTGCTGTTATTGTGATGAAGGAGGACACCCGGCAATTGGGCGAGGTGGTAGTGCGGGCAAATAAGCCATTGTACCAGCAGCGCAGCGATGGCTTAGTGGTAAATGTTGAAAGCAGCGTGCTTACCAAAGGCAGTACGGCCCTGCAGGTGCTGGAACGATTGCCGGGGGTAACTATCGATCACCGGGATAATGGTATTGCCCTGAACGGTAAAAGCGGGGCTACAGTAATGATCAACGGCAAGCTGGTGCGTATGCCACTTGCCCAGGTCATGAATTTGCTTAATGGTACCAGTGCCGATAATATTGAAAAAATAGAACTGCTGAGCACCCCGCCCGCCGGATACGATGCTGAAGGCAGTGCCGGCATCATCAATATTGTAATGAAGAAAAGCAAAAAGCAGGGAACAAACGGCTCCTATTCCTTAACCGGCGGTTACGGCATGGGCGAAAAAGGCACGGCCAGCATCAACCTCAATCATAATACTAAAAATGTTAACCTGTATGGCTCCTACACTTTCCAGCACGACAGGACCTATACCGATCTTTTTATTACCGGAAGCCAGTACATGCCCTTTATCGGAGGCAATGCCGAGACAGAATTTTACACAAAAACTAAAAGGATCAGCAATAATCACAATGCTACCCTGGGGGCTGATATTAAGCTGGATCCTAAAACTACCCTAAGCGGTAACCTGAGCTATAACAACAGCCATTCGCCCACTTATACCTACAGTAACGCGGGGTATAAGATCCTGCCCGATTCACTGCTCAGGTATATTGGGCATATTAACGGGAACGGGCACTGGGATAACCTAACCAGCTCGCTCAATATTGAACATGTACTGAAGGAAGGGGAGAAGATAAGCGTGGAAGCTGATTATATCCATTATGGAAATAACAGTCCAAGTGAAGTTAATACTTCCTTTGTAAACAAATATGGCGAGCAGGTGTACGCCAACAACAGTGTAAGCGCGCAAAGGCAACGCGGATTTGCCAATACGGCCATCAACGTAGGCGTGTTTAAAGCCGATTATACCAACCAGCCATCACCCTTACTAAAACTGGAAACAGGTATTAAAGGAACGCATACCGGCAGTTCAAGCTCTTCAGGTATCGAAAGTTTTAACAATGGGGCCTGGGAGCGCAATATGCAAACCGCTGCGAACATATACATGAAGGAAGATATTGGCGCGGCTTATCTGTCCCTTAACTGGCAGCTTGGTAAGAGCATAAGCCTTAATACAGGAGTACGTTATGAATATTCCTATACCAATATGGATAACCCACAAACCGGCAGCAACATTGTAGACCGTAAACTGGGGAAGCTGTTTCCGACAGTGCTGTTTACCAAAAAGCTGGGCGACCGGTCCGAGCTGCAGCTATCCTATACCAAAAGGATCAGCCGTCCATCATATGACGACCTGGCCTCATACTTTGCATACAGCGACCCTACGGCGGTTTACACCGGTAATCCTTTTCTTAAACCAACCATCACCAATAATATAAAACTGGGCTATAACTATGGCGACTATAGCTTTTCCCTGCTTTACAGCCGGGATGATAATGCCATAGCCCGCTATCAGCTCAGCGAAAGTCCCGCGCACGATATTTTGTTCATTTCGCCACAAAATCTGCCGTATCAAAACTACTTTACCTTGCAGGCCAATGTGCCGTTTAAAGTAAGCAACTGGTGGGAGATGACCTATAGCTTTGTTGGCGGTTTGAGACAGTTTAAGGAAGATTATACTTTACATCCATTAACCAAATCATACTTCGGGTATTCCTTTAATTTTAACCAGTTGTTTAAGCTGCCCGGCAGCCTTTCGGCAGAGGTATCGGGGCAGTACAATTCCCTGTCATACAATGGCACAACGAGGGTTGATGGTTTTGGGGTGATCAATGCAGGGATCAAAAAAGAGCTGAAAAATAACGGGGGTAGCCTGCAGTTATCAGTGGCCGATGTGTTTAGTGCCGCGCAGATCCATGTGCGGTACGGCACACTTGCACGTGAGGCTTTTGACATAAAGAGCAACGTACTTGTCAATACCGAAACCAGACGTTTCCCGGTAATTAAACTTACTTATTCAAAGTCGTTTGGTGGTACAAGACCGGCAAACCGGGGGAAACCGGAAAGCGGTTCAAAAGAGGAGAGTGAAAGGATGAGGAGTAACTAA
- a CDS encoding AraC family transcriptional regulator, translating into MNAIAEPKKRIKEGFIGQKMIVLPPNIKKAITSNALIKGFYLTAIGYYPKAAFHDRERRTGSNEYIFLYCVDGEGYVYLGGQGHTLKPNTFFIIPRNVAHRYKSSETNPWSIYWVHFSGLNSHLIYERSLENGQPAVQSVPYDSSRIKLYEQIYAVLEHSYHEKEMEIVNINLLNFISSMVYYKQTNPVDYDNDFVSNSIAYMKKHISQKFEVMHLAKQQGISASHYLRLFKQKTGSSPINYFNLLKIQTSCQYLYFTDRSIKEICSELGFDDPYYFSRLFTKLIGMSPSKYRKTHKR; encoded by the coding sequence ATGAATGCGATAGCCGAACCTAAAAAACGGATCAAAGAAGGTTTTATCGGTCAAAAAATGATCGTATTGCCACCAAACATAAAAAAAGCCATCACCAGCAATGCTTTGATCAAAGGCTTTTACCTTACCGCTATCGGCTATTATCCCAAGGCGGCCTTTCATGACCGTGAACGCCGTACAGGCAGTAACGAATATATTTTTCTTTATTGCGTTGATGGAGAAGGCTATGTTTATTTAGGGGGCCAGGGCCACACCCTTAAACCCAATACTTTTTTCATCATCCCCCGTAACGTGGCACACCGTTATAAAAGCTCGGAAACCAATCCCTGGAGCATTTACTGGGTACACTTCAGCGGGCTAAATTCGCACCTGATCTATGAGCGCTCGCTCGAAAACGGGCAGCCTGCGGTACAATCCGTTCCGTACGACAGCAGCCGGATTAAGCTGTACGAGCAAATCTATGCCGTGCTTGAACACAGCTATCATGAAAAAGAAATGGAGATTGTTAACATCAACCTGCTCAATTTTATCTCCTCGATGGTGTATTATAAGCAAACCAACCCGGTTGATTATGATAACGATTTTGTGAGCAACTCCATCGCTTATATGAAAAAACACATCAGTCAAAAGTTTGAAGTGATGCATTTGGCAAAACAACAGGGAATTTCGGCATCACATTATTTGCGGCTGTTTAAACAAAAAACAGGCTCATCACCTATTAACTATTTTAACCTGCTCAAGATTCAAACCTCCTGCCAGTACCTGTACTTTACCGACAGGAGCATTAAGGAAATTTGCTCAGAACTGGGCTTTGACGACCCTTATTATTTTTCAAGGCTGTTTACCAAGCTGATTGGGATGTCGCCGTCAAAGTACAGGAAAACACATAAGCGGTAG
- a CDS encoding aldose epimerase family protein, whose product MAVNTTTRLWGQHNGHNVYLFKIENGSGAYVELTNYGAAIVSVAVPDRLQHFENVVVGFPDLNGYLTDSCYIGSTIGRYANRISRVKFQLEGETFHLDANEGKNSNHAGKSGFNYRVFTAEAFDNGVMMTLTSPDGDGGYPGKLELMVIYTWSNDNELLINYKATTDKATIANFTNHAYFNLSAFKSKIYNHKLTLLSDSIVDLHEDYTPSGAIIPAGQKAFNNNKLGDKFNIDENHVEGLNLFYIINRGARENGLTYAALLTDEASGRALKVYTDYPGVFLYTGDYLSSTTATHTGQGAKPFDALCLECQHYPDSINHPDFPQAVLRAGDVYNQSILYKFGTL is encoded by the coding sequence ATGGCTGTTAACACCACAACCCGTTTATGGGGGCAGCATAACGGTCATAACGTTTATCTTTTCAAAATTGAAAACGGGAGCGGGGCCTATGTTGAACTTACCAATTACGGCGCGGCCATTGTTTCAGTTGCGGTGCCCGACAGGCTGCAGCACTTTGAAAACGTGGTAGTTGGTTTTCCTGACCTGAACGGGTATTTAACCGATAGCTGCTACATCGGCTCAACCATAGGCCGGTACGCCAACCGTATCAGCAGGGTAAAATTTCAGCTCGAAGGCGAAACTTTTCACCTGGATGCCAATGAAGGTAAAAATTCCAACCATGCCGGTAAAAGCGGTTTTAACTATAGGGTGTTTACTGCCGAAGCTTTTGATAATGGTGTAATGATGACCCTGACCAGCCCTGATGGCGATGGGGGTTATCCCGGTAAGTTGGAGCTTATGGTTATCTATACCTGGAGCAATGATAATGAGTTGCTGATCAATTATAAAGCTACTACCGACAAAGCTACGATAGCAAATTTTACCAATCACGCTTACTTTAATTTATCGGCATTTAAAAGTAAGATCTATAACCACAAACTTACCCTGCTATCGGATAGTATTGTGGATTTGCACGAAGACTATACGCCGAGCGGGGCAATTATACCAGCCGGGCAAAAGGCTTTCAATAATAACAAGCTGGGCGATAAATTTAATATAGATGAAAACCATGTTGAGGGCCTTAACCTGTTTTACATTATCAACAGGGGAGCCAGGGAGAACGGCTTAACTTATGCCGCTCTTTTAACCGACGAAGCATCGGGCCGTGCCCTTAAAGTTTATACGGATTATCCCGGCGTGTTCCTGTACACCGGTGATTATTTAAGCAGCACTACGGCTACGCATACTGGCCAGGGGGCGAAACCTTTTGATGCGTTGTGCCTGGAGTGTCAGCATTATCCGGATAGCATCAATCATCCTGATTTTCCGCAAGCTGTATTGCGGGCAGGCGATGTATATAACCAAAGCATTTTATACAAGTTTGGCACCCTATGA
- a CDS encoding sugar porter family MFS transporter: MQREETNQYQMTIDFKKEVKFNSGYIIGISFISALGGYLFGFDFAVISGALPFLRKEFALDPVWEGFLTGSLALGCIVGCIIAGRIAEKYGRKPGLMVAAFIFAVSSLGIAFSTGLTYFIILRFAAGIGVGMASMLCPMYIAEISPAQVRGRNVAINQLTVVLGILITNLCNYFLADSGDNAWRWMFGLGTVPAAIFLLGVIALPESPRWLIKAGHHADAEKVLYKIGSEEFVTSTQQAIEKSLSGAKKQSYRAVFEKSVRPAVLIGITLAVFQQFCGINVVFNYTSTIFASVGSSLNQQLFETVSIGIVNLVFTLLAMWQVDKLGRKPLMLIGSLGLSIFYIVLAYLLQNHLAAGLVSIFVLLAISTYALSLAPITWVLISEIFPNKIRGAASTVAIVSLWAAYFILVFTFPILAKVLGTYGPFYMYAVICFLGFLFVLKKVKETKGQTLEELEENLVRH, from the coding sequence ATACAGAGAGAAGAAACTAACCAGTATCAAATGACCATCGATTTTAAAAAAGAAGTAAAGTTTAACAGCGGCTATATTATAGGGATCTCCTTTATATCGGCACTGGGCGGTTACCTGTTCGGCTTTGATTTTGCCGTAATATCGGGCGCGCTGCCGTTCCTCCGCAAGGAGTTTGCGCTTGACCCTGTTTGGGAGGGCTTCCTTACCGGGTCCCTGGCGCTGGGCTGTATCGTGGGTTGTATCATAGCCGGCCGCATTGCCGAAAAATACGGCCGTAAACCAGGTCTCATGGTTGCGGCGTTTATTTTCGCGGTATCGTCACTGGGTATAGCCTTTTCAACCGGGCTTACTTATTTTATCATTCTGCGTTTTGCAGCGGGCATAGGGGTAGGGATGGCATCAATGCTTTGCCCCATGTACATTGCCGAAATTTCCCCGGCACAGGTTCGGGGGCGTAATGTAGCTATCAACCAGCTTACCGTGGTATTGGGCATCCTGATTACCAACCTGTGCAACTATTTTTTGGCCGACAGCGGCGATAATGCCTGGCGCTGGATGTTTGGTTTGGGCACGGTACCTGCCGCGATATTTTTATTAGGGGTTATAGCCCTGCCCGAAAGCCCCAGGTGGCTGATCAAGGCCGGCCACCACGCTGATGCCGAAAAGGTACTTTACAAAATAGGCTCCGAAGAGTTTGTGACTTCAACACAGCAGGCTATTGAAAAATCGCTTAGCGGCGCAAAAAAGCAATCGTACCGCGCCGTATTTGAAAAAAGCGTACGCCCCGCCGTATTGATAGGCATTACACTGGCTGTGTTTCAACAGTTTTGTGGCATCAATGTGGTGTTTAACTATACTTCAACCATTTTTGCCTCGGTGGGTTCAAGCTTAAACCAGCAGCTGTTTGAAACTGTTTCTATCGGTATAGTTAACCTGGTTTTTACCTTGCTGGCCATGTGGCAGGTTGATAAGCTTGGCCGTAAGCCGTTGATGCTCATCGGTTCATTGGGCTTGTCCATATTTTATATTGTATTGGCTTACCTGCTGCAAAATCACTTAGCGGCCGGGCTGGTATCCATATTTGTGTTGCTGGCCATCAGCACTTACGCGCTTTCACTTGCGCCTATAACCTGGGTACTTATTTCAGAGATCTTCCCTAATAAAATCCGCGGCGCGGCATCAACGGTGGCCATTGTATCATTATGGGCTGCCTATTTTATATTGGTGTTCACCTTCCCGATACTGGCTAAGGTACTGGGCACTTACGGGCCATTTTATATGTACGCGGTGATCTGCTTTTTAGGCTTTTTGTTTGTGCTTAAAAAAGTAAAAGAAACCAAAGGCCAAACCCTTGAAGAGTTAGAAGAAAATTTAGTAAGACATTAA